One Xylocopa sonorina isolate GNS202 chromosome 18, iyXylSono1_principal, whole genome shotgun sequence DNA segment encodes these proteins:
- the LOC143431486 gene encoding uncharacterized protein LOC143431486 — translation MKRTCDSEMKINEQLEIELQELERENRRLLLESANGKKLINGECLRIKELKAACEDLEKEIAEINGQHTSLLEQQAATCIKSEQKINPSPPSRPTNDDVTELLKKLQEVRNQRVSTQNKATELEQQLATLLEENNTLEEQLNVLRWEEQYVKDLQDERNTLEEVKRGQLCGRCLRGMKSKPYGGDGQCDSELSSLDSNGKGEVSNDLKHPCTLFKLPAFRRRNNASTSSTKSLQEELEMSGEFNKFPSLTSEDLEEQQKLPEKIDFPSPPTEISEVKQETNQPAEERVNNIRSGVQRRIYHLDYLSVTVKKRAR, via the exons ATGAAGAGAACATGCGATTCAGAGATGAAAATCAACGAACAACTTGAGATAGAGCTACAAGAATTAGAACGTGAAAATCGCCGTCTATTACTTGAGAGTGCAAATGGTAAAAAATTGATCAACGG TGAATGTTTAAGAATCAAGGAACTGAAAGCTGCGTGTGAAGATCTTGAAAAAGAAATAGCCGAAATAAACGGGCAACATACGAGCCTCCTCGAGCAACAG GCTGCTACTTGTATCAAATCTGAACAAAAGATCAATCCGTCTCCTCCATCAAGACCGACAAACGACGACGTTACTGAGCTATTAAAAAAATTGCAAGAGGTGCGAAATCAAAGAGTAAGCACACAAAACAAAGCTACTGAACTCGAGCAACAGCTGGCAACTCTGTTGGAAGAGAATAACACACTGGAAGAACAACTGAACGTTCTACGTTGGGAAGAACAATACGTAAAGGATCTACAAGACGAAAGAAACACGCTCGAAGAAGTAAA ACGAGGCCAGTTATGTGGACGATGTTTACGGGGAATGAAATCTAAGCCCTACGGTGGCGATGGTCAATGCGACTCTGAGTTATCATCTCTG GATTCAAATGGCAAAGGTGAAGTATCGAACGACCTGAAACATCCCTGTACACTTTTTAAATTACCAGCGTTTCGTCGAAGGAACAATGCATCTACGTCATCCACTAAATCACTGCAAGAGGAACTAGAGATGTCGGGAGAATTTAATAAATTTCCAAGTCTAACATCCGAAGATCTTGAAGAGCAGCAAAAATTGCCGGAAAAAATAGATTTTCCTTCACCACCCACAGAAATCTCTGAAGTCAAACAAGAAACTAATCAACCAGCCGAAGAACGCGTCAATAATATCAGAAGCGGGGTCCAACGAAGAATATATCACTTAGATTATTTGTCCGTAACCGTAAAAAAAAGAGCCCGTTGA
- the Ppl gene encoding glycine cleavage system H protein, mitochondrial produces the protein MAKVITQMVKYGTRTFPRASRKCLFAVSVPKVSSHISRSVTTTHCLSAERLYTEKHEWITIDGNIGIVGISDYAQEALGDVVYAQLPDVGSIIEKETECGALESVKAASELYSPVSGKVIAKNEEVEKTPSLVNNSCYEKGWLFKVELTNLDDLKKLMDEKTYNQYLKTDPL, from the exons ATGGCAAAAGTAATCACGCAAATGGTGAAATACGGCACCAGAACGTTCCCACGTGCCTCGAGGAAATGTTTGTTCGCCGTGTCTGTCCCAAAAGTGTCTTCACACATTTCACGGTCTGTTACGACTACCCACTGCTTGAGTGCCG AGAGACTGTATACAGAGAAACACGAATGGATAACAATTGATGGCAATATTGGTATAGTTGGGATATCCGATTATGCTCAAGAAGCGTTGGGTGATGTTGTTTATGCTCAGCTTCCTGATGTGGGATCTATAATAGAAAAAGAAA ctGAATGCGGAGCATTAGAATCGGTGAAAGCTGCCTCTGAATTGTACAGCCCTGTAAGTGGAAAAGTTATAGCAAAGAATGAAGAAGTTGAAAAAACACCCAGTTTAGTTAACAATTCTTGTTACGAGAAAGGATGGTTGTTCAAAGTAGAGTTAACTAATCTTGATGATCTCAAGAAGCTAATGGATGAGAAAACGTACAATCAGTACTTGAAAACTGATCCACTATAA